The Verrucomicrobiota bacterium genome contains a region encoding:
- a CDS encoding ABC-2 family transporter protein has product MKRYFKIYKILLRNSIIREMNFAANFWLWLICEALWFFAQIALIEVIFLHTKEVAGWNKWQVVMLFGAHHMTSQFFQAFFFMNLTNLPELIRTGKLDFILLQPMNAQFAVSVQKFGFDNLINGFVGLVFVAYACMKLGFVPSLLQIVLFFAGILLAMCIHYGMMMLLSSISFWIIKAQGLVYGYYTLMNIARYPDAVFGVAPRLMQFAMSIIIPVMVVSNVPVRLFNDITTGPNLSLSILFFIGGCVWMMGASALFWRFALRHYTSASS; this is encoded by the coding sequence ATGAAAAGATATTTCAAAATTTATAAAATCCTACTGCGTAACTCCATCATCCGGGAGATGAATTTCGCCGCAAATTTCTGGCTCTGGCTCATTTGTGAGGCTCTCTGGTTTTTTGCGCAAATTGCTCTGATCGAAGTCATCTTCCTCCATACAAAAGAAGTCGCTGGATGGAATAAATGGCAGGTCGTCATGCTTTTTGGTGCGCACCACATGACGAGCCAGTTCTTTCAAGCCTTCTTTTTTATGAACCTGACGAATTTGCCAGAATTGATCAGGACGGGGAAACTCGATTTTATCCTGCTCCAGCCCATGAATGCGCAATTTGCAGTCTCTGTCCAGAAATTCGGGTTCGATAACCTCATTAATGGGTTTGTCGGGCTGGTATTTGTGGCATATGCCTGTATGAAACTCGGGTTTGTCCCGTCATTACTCCAGATCGTCCTCTTTTTTGCCGGAATCCTACTGGCGATGTGTATCCATTATGGGATGATGATGCTTTTGTCGAGTATCTCATTCTGGATTATTAAGGCTCAAGGTCTGGTTTATGGTTATTACACCCTCATGAATATCGCCCGGTATCCTGATGCTGTATTCGGGGTCGCCCCGCGCCTGATGCAATTTGCCATGTCGATCATTATTCCAGTCATGGTCGTGTCAAATGTACCAGTCCGACTTTTTAATGATATTACCACTGGTCCAAATCTTTCCCTGAGCATTCTTTTTTTTATTGGGGGATGTGTCTGGATGATGGGTGCCTCGGCTCTGTTTTGGCGTTTTGCCCTGAGGCACTATACAAGCGCCAGTAGCTAA
- a CDS encoding ABC-2 family transporter protein: MSAIRTYTTVFQTGLQNTFVYRWNFLIRMVFSFIPFFGMMFFWKAIYAGATSEEINGYTFGNMVFYFLLVSLFESLVMPLDDEWQISSDIRDGNLNSFLLKPISYLYYRFSLFLAGRLVYSVVTIAPLSILFISFGRFIDLPVDPAVYFYTALALVLAATLQFLICYTIALITFWILEVSTLVFIFFSLEYFFSGHLFPLDLMPEWIYRIIKWTPFPYELYFPIGIFNQRISGQEMVFGYLVQIAWIIICYVTARFLWSKGLKKYTAVGG, from the coding sequence ATGAGTGCTATCAGGACATATACCACTGTTTTCCAGACAGGACTCCAGAATACCTTTGTTTACCGTTGGAATTTCCTGATCCGGATGGTATTTAGTTTTATTCCATTTTTCGGAATGATGTTTTTCTGGAAGGCTATTTATGCGGGGGCAACATCAGAGGAGATTAATGGATACACATTTGGAAATATGGTGTTTTATTTCCTGCTAGTAAGCCTTTTCGAGTCTTTGGTCATGCCATTGGATGATGAATGGCAGATTTCCTCGGATATTCGGGACGGGAACCTGAACTCCTTTTTGTTGAAACCGATCAGTTATCTCTACTACCGTTTTAGCCTGTTTTTAGCTGGCCGCTTGGTGTATTCAGTGGTCACTATTGCTCCTCTCAGCATCCTTTTCATTAGTTTTGGACGTTTTATTGATTTGCCTGTCGATCCGGCCGTTTACTTTTACACAGCCTTGGCATTGGTTTTGGCGGCTACACTTCAATTTCTGATTTGTTATACTATTGCCCTCATTACATTCTGGATATTAGAGGTTTCCACATTGGTTTTTATCTTCTTTTCGCTGGAATACTTTTTCTCGGGACACCTATTCCCCTTGGATCTGATGCCCGAATGGATTTACAGGATTATCAAGTGGACCCCGTTTCCGTACGAACTTTATTTTCCCATCGGGATATTCAACCAGCGGATCAGTGGCCAGGAGATGGTTTTCGGATATTTGGTGCAAATTGCGTGGATAATAATCTGTTATGTGACTGCACGGTTCCTCTGGTCAAAAGGATTAAAAAAATATACCGCGGTCGGGGGATAA
- a CDS encoding ATP-binding cassette domain-containing protein has protein sequence MSAIVANNLGKTYKTYKKKPGFWGAIKGLVSREYQSTHAAQGVSFTIEEGELVGFLGPNGAGKTTTLKMLSGLIHPTSGEATVLGFIPSERDNRFKKQFALVMGQKNALWWDLPAQESLELTAVIYEIEQESFRKRLDELTGLLDVRHKLNVMVRELSLGERMKFELINALIYNPKVLLLDEPTIGLDVNAQKTVREFLKGYNHENKITTILTSHYMQDIEELCERVMIIDHGHLVYNGRLDSILAQFSDHKIVNIECRTQIVPMDFSLMGEVLELKAQSLKIRVKRSRITTVCRDLLALEGVDDINIEEVPVEDIIREVFNQNKPVA, from the coding sequence ATGTCTGCCATCGTCGCCAATAATCTCGGTAAAACCTATAAAACATATAAAAAGAAACCAGGTTTTTGGGGAGCCATCAAAGGCCTCGTCAGTAGGGAATACCAGTCCACCCATGCCGCCCAAGGGGTTTCTTTTACGATAGAGGAGGGGGAACTCGTCGGATTCCTCGGCCCCAATGGGGCTGGAAAAACGACTACCCTCAAAATGTTATCAGGACTGATCCATCCAACCTCAGGTGAGGCTACGGTCCTTGGATTTATCCCTTCCGAGCGGGATAACCGGTTTAAAAAGCAATTTGCACTGGTCATGGGACAGAAAAATGCCCTTTGGTGGGATTTACCAGCCCAAGAGTCTTTGGAGTTAACCGCTGTTATTTATGAGATTGAACAGGAGAGTTTCAGAAAAAGACTCGATGAATTAACGGGGTTGCTCGATGTCCGGCACAAACTAAATGTCATGGTGCGGGAGCTTTCCTTGGGTGAAAGGATGAAATTTGAACTGATTAACGCATTGATATATAATCCGAAAGTACTTCTCTTAGATGAACCAACCATTGGATTAGACGTTAATGCCCAGAAAACGGTTCGCGAATTCCTGAAAGGGTATAACCACGAAAATAAGATTACAACGATTCTGACCAGCCATTATATGCAGGATATCGAGGAACTGTGTGAACGGGTCATGATCATCGACCATGGTCACCTCGTTTATAATGGGAGGCTCGATTCTATTTTAGCACAATTCTCAGATCACAAGATCGTGAATATCGAGTGCCGTACGCAAATTGTACCGATGGATTTCAGTTTGATGGGGGAGGTGCTTGAACTCAAAGCCCAAAGCTTGAAAATCCGGGTCAAACGAAGCCGGATAACGACAGTGTGCCGCGATCTGCTGGCTTTGGAAGGGGTTGACGATATTAATATAGAAGAAGTCCCTGTTGAAGATATTATCCGGGAAGTCTTTAACCAGAATAAACCCGTTGCATGA
- a CDS encoding L,D-transpeptidase: MKKILFGLSGLLLAAALFSGCASTGGGSSKGIIGASNYSVPVKKPTNPKDVVVKVSLKNQAVYVMENGQPLMVTATCVGKPGHPTPTGTYKVTTKKKDRRSGTYGFYVNDATGQIKPAHVKDRPAGSGWRYVGHPLPYWVEFYPGYGFHVGWVWPEPKTHGCLRLHENVTADFYDIVEVGNTVIIAESLPEDQTLGRNLKRPTDYTAPDPKSSFLTSSSFYEVYIPYVDSKKKAM, encoded by the coding sequence ATGAAAAAAATACTTTTCGGGTTATCCGGTCTGCTTTTAGCTGCGGCATTATTTTCAGGCTGTGCTTCGACAGGTGGCGGTTCATCAAAGGGTATAATCGGTGCGAGTAACTACTCCGTACCCGTAAAAAAGCCAACTAACCCCAAGGATGTTGTCGTTAAAGTCTCCTTGAAAAACCAAGCTGTTTACGTCATGGAAAATGGCCAACCTCTGATGGTCACAGCGACTTGTGTCGGCAAACCCGGACACCCGACACCGACAGGCACCTACAAAGTAACGACAAAAAAGAAGGATCGTCGCTCGGGAACCTATGGCTTTTATGTGAATGATGCGACTGGACAGATTAAACCCGCTCATGTCAAAGACAGGCCCGCCGGATCCGGTTGGCGTTATGTGGGGCATCCCCTGCCCTATTGGGTGGAGTTCTACCCCGGTTACGGTTTCCATGTCGGATGGGTGTGGCCAGAACCCAAAACACACGGTTGTCTACGCCTGCACGAAAATGTCACAGCCGATTTTTATGATATCGTAGAAGTTGGAAACACGGTTATCATTGCAGAGAGCCTGCCTGAAGACCAAACCCTCGGACGTAATCTTAAACGTCCTACAGATTATACGGCTCCTGATCCCAAGAGTAGTTTCCTGACCAGTTCGAGCTTCTACGAAGTTTACATCCCCTACGTGGATTCAAAGAAAAAAGCGATGTAA